A DNA window from Aminiphilus circumscriptus DSM 16581 contains the following coding sequences:
- a CDS encoding RidA family protein yields the protein MKRVVSTDKAPAAIGPYSQAIWMGDLLFLSGQIPLDPVTGQLVGKTSAEQAEQVLKNIGAILESQGLSFRNVLKTTVFSVDLGDFADVNAVYARWFETEPPARSFVEVCGLPKGAKVEIELIAAKG from the coding sequence ATGAAGCGTGTAGTGAGCACCGATAAAGCACCTGCTGCCATCGGGCCTTACAGCCAGGCGATCTGGATGGGGGATCTGCTCTTCCTGTCCGGACAGATTCCACTTGATCCTGTCACGGGACAGCTCGTGGGAAAAACTTCCGCGGAACAGGCGGAACAGGTCTTGAAGAACATTGGTGCCATTCTGGAATCCCAGGGGCTCTCCTTTCGAAATGTGTTGAAAACCACTGTGTTCTCCGTGGATTTGGGAGATTTTGCGGACGTGAACGCCGTGTATGCTCGTTGGTTCGAGACGGAGCCGCCCGCCCGTTCTTTCGTGGAAGTCTGTGGACTTCCCAAGGGCGCGAAGGTTGAAATTGAACTCATTGCCGCGAAAGGGTAG
- a CDS encoding redox-sensing transcriptional repressor Rex yields the protein MKVAEPTVERLVQYYRLLEQLHEEGRKVVSSQDIGEILAFKASQVRKDLSYFGEIGKRGVGYHVDKLFEHIRAILSSPRVWRMALVGVGHLGEALLGYNALRSEKFGICALFDVDPEKVGKEIGGIPCFHVEEMTDVLREQNVEVVILTVPAHVAQSCVDKIAKSETVKGILTFAPIPVVVPDRILVYSVDISVELEKLLFYLKQANGD from the coding sequence ATGAAGGTTGCCGAGCCCACCGTGGAACGTCTCGTGCAATATTATCGGTTGCTGGAACAGCTGCATGAGGAAGGCAGGAAGGTCGTCTCGTCCCAGGACATCGGCGAAATTCTCGCCTTCAAGGCAAGCCAGGTGCGAAAGGACTTGTCCTACTTCGGAGAAATCGGCAAGCGCGGCGTGGGCTATCACGTGGACAAACTCTTCGAGCACATTCGTGCCATTCTGTCTTCGCCGCGGGTGTGGCGGATGGCGCTCGTGGGGGTGGGGCATCTGGGAGAGGCTCTACTCGGGTACAATGCGCTTCGAAGCGAAAAATTCGGCATTTGCGCTCTTTTCGACGTGGATCCGGAGAAGGTCGGGAAAGAGATCGGAGGAATTCCCTGCTTTCACGTCGAGGAGATGACCGACGTGCTTCGCGAGCAGAATGTCGAGGTGGTCATCCTCACCGTTCCCGCCCATGTGGCGCAATCCTGCGTGGACAAAATCGCGAAGAGCGAGACGGTGAAAGGAATTCTCACCTTTGCACCTATTCCCGTTGTCGTGCCGGACCGGATCCTCGTCTACAGCGTGGACATCTCGGTGGAACTCGAAAAACTGCTTTTCTATCTCAAGCAGGCGAATGGCGACTGA
- the yajC gene encoding preprotein translocase subunit YajC — translation MLMPLALFIVIFYFLIIRPQKKKQKQHENMLASIRRGDQIVTAGGFFGVVKDVKDDSFIVEIADGVKVRLLKSSVSYKRSTEESDVAKTSKKEEETAPQEETASEIGSEQ, via the coding sequence ATGCTCATGCCCCTGGCGTTGTTTATCGTCATTTTTTACTTTCTGATCATTCGACCGCAAAAGAAAAAGCAAAAGCAGCACGAGAACATGCTGGCCTCCATCCGGAGAGGTGATCAGATCGTGACGGCGGGAGGCTTCTTCGGTGTCGTCAAGGACGTCAAGGATGACAGCTTCATCGTTGAAATCGCCGATGGCGTGAAGGTCCGCCTGCTCAAGAGTTCCGTTTCGTACAAGCGGTCTACCGAAGAGAGCGACGTCGCCAAGACGTCTAAGAAGGAAGAAGAGACCGCTCCTCAGGAGGAGACGGCGTCTGAAATCGGCTCCGAACAGTAG
- the secD gene encoding protein translocase subunit SecD → MLKRDRWRLLLVVLVVAAALASVFPIQGKIRLGLDLKGGAHILLQAKGTPENPVTEDSVERLLAVLRNRVDQYGVSEPVIQREGRDRIIVDLPGVEDPEAALELIGKTALLEFRAVEGISPRVPASPERKNYEDDASFAAAEERWKAAAEQVAAAQQEMAARAEEDDALVIMKDEKNVAYLLGPPLVTGKDLLDAKTAFDNLGRPVVTIKFNAEGTKLFDKATADNVGRQLAIALDGVVVSAPVVQERISGGDAQISGSFSPAEAQRLAIMLRAGALPVPVEILENRSVGPTLGSDSIESGLRAGLIGAALVVLFMLLYYRFLGIAADVALGVAVLLVFAALISLKATLTLPGIAGIVLTIGMAVDGNILIYERIKEEQRAGKTPLAAVDAGFRKAITTIMDANITTLIAAAVLYYFGSGPIRGFAVTLSIGIMASLFSAIVVTRALLQIFFGRSRSVRLQQ, encoded by the coding sequence ATGTTGAAACGTGATCGCTGGCGGTTGCTGCTCGTTGTCCTGGTGGTCGCCGCCGCCCTGGCGTCGGTCTTTCCCATTCAGGGCAAGATCCGCCTGGGACTCGATCTGAAGGGGGGCGCCCATATCCTGCTGCAGGCCAAAGGGACGCCGGAAAACCCCGTTACCGAGGACAGTGTGGAGCGCCTTCTCGCCGTGCTTCGGAACCGTGTGGACCAGTACGGTGTTTCCGAGCCGGTCATTCAGCGCGAAGGCCGGGATCGTATCATCGTCGATCTCCCCGGAGTGGAGGATCCCGAGGCGGCCCTCGAATTGATCGGCAAGACAGCGCTTCTGGAGTTCCGTGCGGTGGAGGGCATATCGCCCAGGGTTCCCGCTTCGCCGGAGCGGAAGAATTACGAGGATGATGCGAGTTTTGCCGCGGCGGAGGAACGTTGGAAGGCGGCGGCGGAGCAAGTTGCCGCTGCCCAGCAGGAGATGGCCGCCAGGGCCGAGGAAGACGACGCGCTCGTGATCATGAAGGATGAAAAAAACGTCGCCTATCTTCTCGGGCCGCCCCTCGTCACCGGAAAGGATCTTCTCGATGCCAAGACCGCTTTCGACAATCTCGGGCGTCCCGTGGTGACCATCAAGTTCAACGCCGAAGGCACGAAACTTTTCGACAAGGCCACGGCGGACAATGTGGGACGTCAGCTCGCGATCGCTCTCGACGGAGTTGTGGTTTCCGCGCCGGTGGTGCAGGAGAGAATCAGCGGCGGTGACGCGCAGATCTCCGGAAGTTTCTCCCCCGCGGAAGCGCAGCGCCTCGCCATCATGCTCCGGGCAGGCGCACTTCCCGTTCCGGTGGAAATTCTCGAAAACCGTTCCGTGGGACCCACTCTGGGAAGCGATTCCATCGAATCCGGACTTCGTGCTGGATTGATCGGGGCGGCTTTGGTGGTGCTCTTCATGCTGCTCTACTACAGATTCCTCGGAATCGCTGCGGATGTGGCCTTGGGTGTGGCGGTTCTTCTCGTCTTCGCGGCACTCATCAGCTTGAAGGCGACCCTGACGCTTCCCGGCATCGCGGGAATCGTGCTCACCATCGGTATGGCCGTGGATGGCAACATCCTCATCTATGAGCGCATCAAGGAGGAGCAGCGAGCGGGAAAAACACCTCTTGCTGCCGTCGACGCGGGATTCCGCAAGGCCATCACGACCATTATGGATGCGAACATCACCACCCTCATCGCCGCTGCGGTGCTCTACTACTTCGGCAGCGGACCCATTCGAGGTTTCGCCGTGACCCTGAGCATCGGCATTATGGCCAGCCTTTTCAGCGCCATCGTGGTGACCAGGGCTCTGCTGCAGATCTTCTTTGGGCGCAGCCGAAGTGTCCGGCTGCAGCAGTAG
- the secF gene encoding protein translocase subunit SecF produces MSLRTKHIRFMEIRRVSLALSALLLLGSMALLMTKGLNLGIDFTGGIIVQVEFSSPVTVKEVRETLAESGQQHVTIQAYSDRGVIVRLAADDEASQKAAIDAMKKKDSGVNVLRIEKVGPVVGKQLREEAVVAVAVALVGILLYITVRFRFRFAVVSVVALLHDTILTLGLFSLLGREISLTFIAAILTVVGYSLNDTIVVLDRVRENWKELRSKGIVHLLDLSINQTLSRTINTSLTTLLPVTALFLWGGPVIGDFSLALLAGILVGTYSSIYIAGALLCEWNLRKPEI; encoded by the coding sequence ATGTCGTTGAGAACAAAGCACATTCGTTTTATGGAAATTCGCCGCGTTTCCCTTGCCCTGAGCGCGCTGCTGCTGCTGGGCAGTATGGCGTTGCTGATGACGAAGGGGCTCAATCTCGGTATCGATTTCACGGGAGGTATCATCGTTCAGGTCGAGTTCTCCTCTCCCGTGACGGTCAAAGAGGTGCGCGAGACCCTTGCCGAGAGCGGACAGCAGCACGTGACCATTCAGGCCTACAGCGACAGGGGAGTCATCGTTCGGCTCGCCGCGGACGATGAGGCATCCCAGAAGGCCGCCATCGACGCAATGAAGAAGAAGGATTCCGGAGTGAACGTGCTCCGCATCGAAAAAGTCGGGCCGGTGGTGGGAAAACAGCTTCGCGAGGAGGCCGTCGTTGCGGTTGCGGTGGCCCTTGTGGGCATTCTTCTCTACATCACGGTGCGTTTCCGGTTCCGTTTCGCCGTCGTGAGCGTGGTGGCCCTCTTGCACGATACCATTCTCACTCTGGGACTTTTCAGCCTCCTTGGAAGAGAAATCTCTCTCACCTTTATCGCCGCGATTCTCACCGTCGTGGGCTATTCGCTGAACGACACCATCGTCGTTCTCGACCGTGTCCGCGAGAACTGGAAGGAACTTCGCTCGAAGGGGATCGTCCATCTTCTCGACCTTTCCATCAACCAGACACTTTCGAGGACCATCAACACATCGTTGACGACGCTGCTCCCCGTAACGGCGCTCTTTCTCTGGGGAGGACCCGTCATCGGTGATTTTTCCCTCGCGCTTTTGGCGGGAATTCTGGTGGGAACTTACAGCTCCATCTATATCGCGGGGGCACTTCTCTGCGAGTGGAATCTCCGAAAACCGGAAATCTGA
- a CDS encoding LapA family protein, producing the protein MKSYALAIAIAMLVAAGYAFQNTGDVTVRFLIWERQIPQGIWEILLFAAGGILMWFVSLVALLEVRSGLKREIRDLQKRNEALSEERTALLTALASLKGFEREHVATCVPAPSEEKVSTGIPASEECAAAGVPCEVKKWEEEPEMPEKPASFEDAAAEEQSLEDVVMKVDEEQERR; encoded by the coding sequence ATGAAGAGTTATGCGCTTGCCATTGCGATAGCCATGCTTGTGGCAGCCGGATATGCCTTTCAGAATACCGGTGATGTGACCGTTCGCTTTCTCATCTGGGAGCGCCAGATTCCGCAGGGAATCTGGGAGATCCTTCTCTTCGCGGCTGGAGGCATTCTCATGTGGTTTGTCTCTCTCGTCGCTCTTTTGGAGGTTCGGAGTGGATTGAAGCGGGAGATCCGGGATTTGCAGAAGCGCAACGAGGCTCTCTCCGAGGAACGCACGGCGCTGCTCACCGCTCTTGCGAGCCTGAAGGGATTCGAGCGGGAACATGTCGCGACGTGTGTGCCCGCACCCTCCGAAGAGAAAGTTTCCACGGGGATCCCCGCGAGCGAAGAATGTGCTGCGGCGGGTGTTCCCTGCGAGGTGAAAAAATGGGAAGAGGAACCGGAAATGCCCGAAAAACCAGCCTCGTTCGAGGATGCTGCCGCGGAGGAGCAATCTCTTGAGGATGTTGTCATGAAAGTGGACGAGGAGCAGGAGCGGCGGTGA